The Telopea speciosissima isolate NSW1024214 ecotype Mountain lineage chromosome 11, Tspe_v1, whole genome shotgun sequence genome includes the window CATCTCTcccaataaaacaaaacaaatggaaaattacatgattaactACTTTTGGGTGAGGTGGCTCACGTACCACATGATCCGGTtcccaaaatgggagaaaggcTGACTTGTCTTCtacaacacttttttttttttttttggtaaacttctACAACACTTTGTCAGTCACacttttttatgtatatatatattccatcACATTCTCAGTCAGAAGTAGATTACTACATTCTAACTTTGAGATAATATACTAAGAGTTTAACTAGTTATCACTACATTGGtgatatttgatttttataactATGTATTATTTCTGTCACGTGGCAATTCAGATGAAGCTGAAATTTTTGTGATCGACAAGACCCCATGATTTTCTATTTACCTGTCAAGTTTCAAGTTAATTAGAGTTTTTCACATTGCAAAACAAACCATTAAAATTTCAAGACTGCAAAAAACAGGGTGCATAGCTAGGGGTTGCCTGGACATAAATGAGGAGGGTATGCCATTATATACATGTTGAAATGATCAAATTCGagattaaaatttgacatgtggttaaTCTACAACATTTATTAGATATCACACGGTGGACTTATAACATTAATATTATTACAGAGACTAGAATGAGAGCCATGGTTACATTAATGCATTTGTCACTAAGCatggtgacaacaagattttccatTTATTAGTTACCCACACTTGGAGTATGATATACACAAAAGTGGCAAGACAACATGAATGCACTAACAACTAGGAGGGAAGACCCTGTACGTGGATCCCATATCGATCACTTAATTCACTTCCAACTAGGTGAGTCACTCCGACCAATCCAAACCTGTGGGGTTGTAACAGTTCACCATCAACTCAAGTGGATTGTAGCTTAAACCGATCTGAAGTATAAAAGGAACAATGATGGACAAGGATAGATattcatatttattattattacctTATTTTACTCTTACTTAACTATTGTCTGGTTCTGACTTTATCATCGGAGATTAATCACGAGTTAACCTCGTGTTAAACAGACCATTGTCTATTCCTCTTACTAGTCATCCACCTCAGATTAGCTGGAATCCAGCGTCAACAGAGTACTTCCCCATATCTCCCGTGTATAAATAGCCTAACGTGCTCTCCTTCATCCCATTCTCCTCCTTCCTCAGCTGTGTTTATTCTTTTTGGTTTGCTCCGGTCTCTTTGTAAAGAAAGCATGTCTTCCGAAGAAGGGGTTTCTACATTTGAGGTGGAGTTTGAGATAAAGTGCTCAGCAGAGAAATTCTTCGACATTTACGCAGACCATGTAACCATGTTGCCACAGGTCCTCCCTCACATGTTTAGAAGCACCACAGTTGTCAAAGGGGATGGCAAGAGTGTGGGTTCTGTAGTGGACTGGGAATATTTTTTAGGTAACTATTAACATTCTTCCCTTTTGAATTAATTGCTTCCAAACAGAGACCCTTTATTTATGATGTATTTTACAAATTAAACCTAATTTTGGGTTAACTCTTGTTGATCACAGAGCCACCTATCTTTGAGACTGCAAGGCAAACTATTGAAGCaatagatgaagaaaaaatgGTACTCACCAAAAGATTCTACGGTGGTGATCTGGGGAAAAAATTTGATCTTTACAGAGCCACACTGACGGCTTTTAAGAAAGATGGAAAGAACTATGTGAAGTGGTGTCTTGATATCAAGAAGACGCATGGAGAAATTCCTGAGCCACATGACTACATGGATTTTATTGAGAAGTTCACCAAAGAGTTCGACTCTAGCCTTGCCAGTGGAAATATTTCTGTATAGACAAAAACCAGAAAGTTCTTacctagctagctagctagagAATGTGTGTTGTGGCACTAGCTAGGTGGCATCTAAATGAAAGATAAAGATTACGTATCTGTGAAGGTGTGCCGGCGTATGAGTATAACTTTGTTCAATCATAGCTAGGGTTGCTTAAATTTCTCTACTTCCAATGAACTTGAAGACCCGTTGGTGACAGTGGCTAGATATGATATGTCTCAATCTTATGTATGATACTATGGCGTGTGTAATATACTAAAAACAATGGTCTACGCAGCTATAATAAATAAAAcctttgtatttgtatttttcAAGTCTTagttttaaggatttttatcctctcaatttctAATCTGTCAATTTCTATAAATTTCCCCCTTAGAATGTCGATATTGGACGATCAGATTTCAATTTCCAAATTTCACCCACCCAATCCTAAGCTAACCTGAGTTATCcgtttctctctcctctctcactcctccctcTCTTGACGCCGAACACAACCCCGGCGATGACGATGGAAGATGACTCAGCAGGAGGCGGCGGTAGGAGATCAGGATTGGGTCTAGTGAGATCTTGGTTGGAGTCGCTTAATTTGAACACTTCAATTTTTTAAGATGGCTTCGCTTTACTTGGTCTTCCGGGAATGAAATCGAAACCACGTAGGTGAAGCCGAAGGGAcaaaaaagatagagaagagaagagattatCCAGAGTAACAGAAGGGGAGAGCACCGAAAATTCAGGCATTTTAATGGAATTTGAAGGACATTGTATATATATGAGGCACCATTATAGAGCACAAGTGGGTTTCTTACAGAACTTAAGTTTAAGGGAGTGAGTAATTAGATGTTCTAAAGAATTTCTCGGTTCAGTTTTTCCTTAAATCTGATTATCAAAATCAATTCCAAATGAGTGTTTCTTAAAACAAATGGGCAAAATTAATTCATGGCCTGCTTCATACATCAAAGATTGAGATTCTTTTAGGGTTAAAATCCAGATCGAGCTTTTTAAGGGTAATGGGTTACATGTTCTAACGAATTTCTGGGTTCAGTTTTTACAGAAGGTTCAGAGTTGATTTTGCCAGATCTGAGTTATGTTCATTGATTCATAGCTTGGGTTTTGAATTGGTTCATATTATAGACATCAAgttcggtttgatttttttttttttaagctctTGATGGGTGAGAGAGGAGAGGTCAGAGAGCACTGaattgagagaggagagagaaacagGTAACTCGAGTTAGGATAGAATTGAATGGGTGAAATTTGGGCATTGAAATCTGATCGTCGATTTCAAGTACCATGTGATAACATTTTAAGGGAGAAATTGACGGATatgaaattgagaaaataaaaatcttagctGTAAATGATAGAATTATTATTTGGGCGATCTTGCTTTTAATTAAAATACAATCTTATAAATTTATCCAGGTAATCTAAATATCTGACAAAGCGATCTTTGTCCTCTGTACCATCATCAACCCTAATGAACCTGATCAACTTTAATCACCTTGGTctcatcaaagaaaaaaaaaaaaaaaaaaaactttaatcaCCTTGGAACTCCAAGCTCCACGCATGAATAAGTCTCTCATccaatcatctctctctctctctctctctctctctctctccttttcttctcgAGCCCTCTCTTTTCCTAAGGTGCAACTACCAATTTTTTACACAAAAATCAAGGACACCATTTCGCAAGCGGCCAAGAAAACAAGCCCTTGTGGTGTAGCccacacttttctttctttattcccTCTGTGCACGTACAACTTTACTCGTATACTCATCGATGACAGACCTATATAGTGATGCATCGCCCTTCATGGTGTAATACCGTAACAAGAGCTCAAGAACATCAATACTGCCGTGATGAACTGCAAGTTGTTAGAAAAACTGTTGGGGTCCTTCTCATTAAAGAGGGACAGCTACCGTCCTTGACAAATGGCCTGGACAGTGGAGTGAattacaaaatcaaataaaaatatagagaaagaaaagagagtaaTGGAGAGTAATAAGCTAATGGCCAAAATAGCAATCGGCCATTAaatggaaggaagaaaaaatggGGAGGGGTGCCTCCCACCTACCTTGTTTTGTTTAATAACGTGAAGAACAAGGTGAACGCTCCTCTATCATTTCCTATAATTAGGGGTAAGAGAAAGGGTTCTATACAGGTCGAACATACAAGTTCAAGAACTGTGAGTGTGGGAGAGTTGTTTGGAATTATTGGGTTTTGAGTATTCTCTTCAGGGGTTTGAGAGTGTGAGTTGAGAGAGGATGTACAAGAGGTATCCGGATTTGTATACAGGGTTGGGTTTGACTTAAATCCAAATGTACGTTATTACTTGTACGGTTGTTCTCTCAAGTTCTCTCATAGTGAAGAAGTCCCAATTACGCCCATGGATGTAGGCATTGCCAAACCATATAAACACTTGTATCTGTGAGTTTATTtgcttttatcatttttatacGCTCTTTGTATGTTCTCACTTTGTATTAACATGGTCACTATTCATGTGACACTATGCACAGTTACTATTCACGTACTGCCGTATTTCTCGAGTTTTCTTTATATAGGTGGAAAatgatttctgtacttttcccAACAAAAATAACCCCAGAAATAGGGATTTTTgcagaaaaaagaagataaagagaagatcacacaaacacacaagCTTCAACCCTCCTTTCCTCTATGAATCGTACAACACTTTGAGGCTGGCTCTTAGGGTGGTTTGTGCCAACTATGCGATGGCGCTCTACTTACCGGTCACAAACTCGATCACATGTTTACTTTTCTCATTTGATCCTTGCACATCGTTGGTTCCCCAAATCCTCATGTTCCACTTGTGGAGATCTGTCGAAGTTCTGATACCACTATTGAGATGAGTGTAcatataagaaaaagaaatcaagcaAACAATCAGGCATAAACGTGAGAAACTTAACTTGGTTCAACACGAATGCCTACATTCACATTAGAGAACCAGATAATACTTCTGTAGTGCGCCAAAAAATCTCTACACCACTTTCCACCTCCTTGTGTAATCTCATTCTTACACCTAGGGTTTTTCCCCAATAAAGATAATATATAAGCACCCTAGAAACTAATTCTCAAACAATTAAATTCTAGTACATATATGAACCAAAAAAATGAGCCAACTAAATATATACAAGGTCCAACAACAACTGCGTGGGTTCTGCAGAATACACAACacaaaacccaacaaaaaaggGTAGGATATTTGGGGTAAATCTGTAAATGGATACTCACTATATATGAGTCATAGAACTGATTTTATACTAATATGCAGAATTTTTAACCCTGAATAGAGGagaatgaaatatttttaaaattgcACAGCAATAAAATCGACAAAAAATTATAAGAGACTAAGAAAGAGCTTAAAgaacccacattttttttttgctaaaggtcagcaaagtatGTATTAATATAAAAGAATATGAAATACAAGAATGACTGGAAGACTAACTAAAAGAAAAAGGCCCAGAAAATTGCCGATTGCTTTCGGCAACGCCCGTAGCGAAAGGCAAACCCTGAGCCCTATTACAAAAGAGCAGAGAAGTCTCTTAAAAGAAACTCAAAAATCAGAGAGCCGCTTAGGTAAATCTGTAGTAGGGGTGACCTAGAGCATCCCCAGAGATCGCATGTGCAATGAAATGAGGGGATTCAGTCCAAATGTTTGAAGTCTTCACTTTTGCCGCATGATTCGCTAAGGCATCAGCAGGCGCATTTGCTTCCCGATAATAGTGGGAGAGTCGCCACTGTATAGAGTCAAGGAAAATAGAGACCATCCACCAGTTCTATAGGAAACACCAAGGAATCCTGTGGGAAAGGATGGATGTTACCACGGTTGTCgagtcactctcaatccatagcaTATCAATATGTAAATCCCGTGCCTACTTGATCCCCTCAAAGAACGCTGCCATCTCTACCCTGAAATTTGTTCCCACCCCCTGCTAGGACGAGAAACATCTAATAGCAGAACCAACATAGCTgttcacattttttatttttgaacagCCTAATAGATTtctttcaataatttttttcttcagtGGAAGAATATATTTCTAAACAACAAAATTTGCAGCATTGAAGGGAAAAAATTCTTCCACGTGCTTCCACGTGTAACGATTAAATTATTTCcaagagaaattaaaaagtTTAATATAATAACAAGGATAATTGCTGTGGTAGAATTGGAGGCATATCAATATTAATTAGGGTtgttgatgaggcataaaacaccctacCTATCGGAGGTTGCCACGTGGCTGATCCGACCTCAGTCTGAGAACCgagttgagccgagcaggagaatgggccgaccccatcttcgATAAGTCATCTGACAGAGCCAGGCTCGAGTGAGCTGGCCGGTggttgaggccgagctcatacaggtcagccagaCTCCTAGCCGAGCTTGAGGCCGAGAAccacctctcgggccgacctcctctgccgaccccttgggccgacctccgaggctgagccctcctccactgaggCTGCCATAGCACCCCGCCGGGGATCTctgggccacgtcagcacatcccgagaatcacgggataaggatcgagccacgatcccagcacaacacggaatcgcactctacatggactcttaccttaataagagtccgaccccgaaaatgactctccactccgctctacgcgggagaaccttccgaaagaaggactcctaccatactaggactcttccatccgtctcatctcctcctcactctataaatacccaggtatggagcactattcctcatctcacttttactagcagttacgctgttgcattggagacctgacttgagcatcggagagtcctaggccggagccacaccggccctcttgcgctcattgcttggtttttgcaggctcatccgcgggcgaaccaagcaccggaggttttcacacgcaacagttGTGATCTTATTAGTAACACATAGTGGTGGCAATCCCCTATATTAAATCATAAATTAATATACATATCCACTCCACATCTTGGCTAGTTAAAATCCCTCACAATCATTCTCAGGCAAAACTTTAAGGAATGAAGAATTGGATCATTACAGTACCCCCAACCCCACCTTCACGGCTTCACCCCAGAGaaaaaagggaattttttttttattattattattaaatattgtaAAACTTTTCATAATTCAGTAAATTAATGTATGCCTATCTAGACAGGTAAATGGGAAGGGTGAACTCTTTAAACTTTCTATTTACTAGGAAGGTAAGAACTCTTTACGCTTACCTTATCTGTTTTTTTCTGTAATGGTATGAATCCTTGACCCATGACCTTCAAAAAAAGGACATAGTATTTTTTGGAGATGGGGATATATAAATGGATAACCATCTAACCATTGACAATCTTCCATGTATGTTCCAAGGACATTAATAATATTGCCGACTCTTTGACAAGAGGCCCTATCTTTAGCATGTAAGACAAATTGGTCTATTTTCAATTGATGGATACAGGAACAATGTTGTCAGATATCCATGCGCCCCACACACTCTCATGATCAATAGTAtttttcttaacaaaaaaaattgatcttaTACCAATGCTAAGAATTTTTTAACCCCAAATAATGGAAGATAATGAAATCCATTAAAattgcattaaaataaaattattaaaaaaaggaaGTGCTTAAAAGGACccacatttttcatttttggacaactaacccatattttttttattatttcattggAAAATATATTTCTAGACAGCTAATACGACATCgaaggaaaagaaatttaatGTAACAAATAATTGTAGCGACAAAATTAGTTGCCTATTGGGATTAAGCTTGTCTTGAAATACAACATAAAAGTGTTTGAATAGCACATTGGCCTATAGGGACTGTCAGGTCATACACGAAAGGGTATGCCATTATATATAGATTGAAAAATGTTTGAATTTGagattgaaatttgatatgttgCTAATATAGACCATTTCTTAGATATCCAACGGTGAGCTTGTCACATCACTcttccttttggtttttttcttacCACATTGTCACATAACTCttccatgaaatgaaaagagagTCATGGTTACAATGCATTTGTCACCAAATgtggtgacaacaagatttCCCCACAGTACATCTCATATCTCCCTTGTAATCGTGTATAAATAACCTAACCTGCTCTCCTCCATCCCAACATCCTCCTTCCTCAGTTGTGTTTATTCTTTTTTCGTTTGCTTCAGTATCTTTGTGTGTGTATGTTGTTGGAAAAAACTCTGATTGAAGAAGGAATCTTCAAACTGCTTTGAACGCGATCTcgctatcttaaaggagatattcGCCCCACACGACAAAATCACCTTCTggaatcaacaaagcaataaaaattaaaacacaGAACTCCTTTTAGAGATACTGaattgtaagagagagagagagatattttgtTTGAACACAGTACTTCTATAGAAGTGGAGCACCTCTTCTGAATAGACATATCTATTCATTTTGTATTTAGACCATTAGATCGATTGTCATCCGATCTAACGGTCCAAATAAAATCAGAGATGAACCTGTTCACAACAGTCACATCCTATCAAACGTGATCCACGGATCTGatcatttcaaaaaatcaaCGTACCAGATGATGCAAAGCAGCCACTAACGCCTCTACTGTCCACGCCACACGTGCGCGTACGCGTATGCGGATGGCTACCGTATATACACCGTAGAATGTCTCCCTTTTTCGAtttaattcaagagataaagaagataatataataaataccatttacaactcttgtagtttttcgatgtgggactaaagcactttgaccaaaataacaaagtatttatttaatctctcattttattacaatctatctaacatATATTATCATGTCATTGTAAAGAAAGCATGTCTTCGACACACGTCCTCCCTCTCACATGTTTAAGGCCACCTCAGTGGTTAAAGGGGATGGCAAGAGTGTGAGTTCTGTAATAGACTGGGAATACGCTTTAGGTAATTATAATATTCTTCAATTCCCTTCTAAATTACATCCAAACAGACCCTTTAGTTATGTGTTTCACAATGGCTAACTTTTGAGTTCTTGTTGATAACAGAGCCACCTAACTTTGAGACTACAAGGTAGACGATTGAAGCACTAGATGAAGAAAAAATGGTACTCACTAAAAGATTTTATGGTGGACAtcttgggaaaaaaatttg containing:
- the LOC122645371 gene encoding MLP-like protein 423, giving the protein MSSEEGVSTFEVEFEIKCSAEKFFDIYADHVTMLPQVLPHMFRSTTVVKGDGKSVGSVVDWEYFLEPPIFETARQTIEAIDEEKMVLTKRFYGGDLGKKFDLYRATLTAFKKDGKNYVKWCLDIKKTHGEIPEPHDYMDFIEKFTKEFDSSLASGNISV